From Candidatus Tisiphia endosymbiont of Melanophora roralis, a single genomic window includes:
- a CDS encoding YifB family Mg chelatase-like AAA ATPase — protein MIVHLGSLTFSGIDIIDVDVQVQISPGIPNFTIVGLADKTIGESKERVRAALSSIGLALPAQKILINLAPADLVKEGSHFDLAIACAILSSMKILPAEEIQEYLVIGELSLDGSILPVSGALPAAIGASARNKGLICSKSNGQEAAWSGNNNILVAGNLIELVNHFKGSQILSSPELEIDTTIINYPDFKDIKGQKAAKRALEIAASGGHNLLMLGPPGTGKSMLAQCIPGILPKMQPEEILECSTIASVAGKLANGKLSRARPFRTPHHSCSIAAMVGGGVGKRVKPGEISLAHNGVLFLDELPEFPPNVIESLRQPIETGEILIARANSHIKYPANFQLIAAMNPCKCGYLSDPHKACSKAPKCGSDYQMRISGPIMDRFDLHIEVGSIDSYNYNLIEDDTEEESGQIANRVEMARNIQQTRYEGYNIKTNNRLDGQLLIEHALPVDDGKDLLNEAATKFRISMRAYNRILRVARTIADLDASSNVYRIHIAEALNYRRIGGSF, from the coding sequence CCTTGGTAGTTTAACTTTTAGCGGTATAGATATTATCGATGTTGATGTGCAAGTACAGATATCACCAGGGATACCTAATTTTACTATAGTAGGACTTGCTGATAAAACTATTGGCGAGTCTAAAGAACGAGTTAGAGCAGCACTTTCTTCAATAGGTCTTGCCTTGCCTGCTCAAAAAATACTGATAAATTTAGCTCCAGCTGATTTGGTTAAAGAAGGTAGTCATTTTGACCTTGCTATTGCTTGTGCTATACTTAGCAGCATGAAAATTTTACCAGCTGAGGAAATACAAGAATATCTAGTAATAGGAGAATTATCTCTAGATGGTTCTATTCTGCCTGTCAGCGGGGCTTTACCTGCTGCTATTGGAGCTTCGGCTAGAAATAAAGGGCTAATTTGTTCAAAATCTAATGGTCAGGAAGCTGCATGGTCTGGCAATAATAATATTTTGGTAGCAGGAAATTTAATAGAGTTAGTTAACCATTTTAAAGGCTCACAAATATTATCATCACCTGAATTAGAAATTGACACTACTATAATAAATTACCCTGATTTTAAAGATATCAAAGGACAAAAAGCCGCTAAGCGAGCTTTAGAAATAGCAGCTTCTGGTGGTCACAATCTATTAATGCTTGGTCCACCTGGTACTGGCAAATCTATGTTGGCACAATGTATACCTGGTATATTACCCAAAATGCAACCTGAAGAAATATTGGAGTGCAGTACTATAGCAAGCGTTGCAGGCAAGCTAGCAAACGGGAAACTATCAAGAGCTAGACCTTTTCGTACCCCCCACCACTCATGCTCGATAGCAGCGATGGTCGGCGGTGGGGTTGGTAAAAGAGTAAAACCTGGAGAGATCTCGTTAGCACATAATGGAGTGTTGTTTTTAGACGAATTACCAGAATTTCCACCTAACGTTATCGAATCTTTAAGGCAGCCAATTGAAACCGGAGAAATACTAATTGCTAGAGCAAATTCGCATATAAAATATCCGGCTAACTTTCAGTTAATAGCAGCAATGAATCCTTGTAAATGTGGTTATTTAAGCGATCCTCACAAAGCATGTTCTAAAGCCCCAAAATGTGGGAGCGATTATCAGATGCGAATTTCCGGTCCTATCATGGATCGATTTGATCTACATATAGAGGTAGGATCTATCGACTCATATAACTATAATTTAATAGAAGATGATACAGAAGAAGAGTCGGGGCAGATAGCAAATAGGGTAGAAATGGCTCGTAATATTCAACAAACTAGATATGAAGGATATAATATCAAAACAAATAACCGTTTGGACGGACAATTGCTTATCGAACATGCATTGCCAGTAGATGACGGTAAGGATTTACTTAATGAAGCCGCGACAAAATTTCGTATATCCATGCGTGCTTATAACCGTATCTTACGGGTTGCAAGAACTATAGCGGATCTAGATGCTTCTTCCAACGTCTACAGGATACACATTGCTGAAGCACTAAACTATAGAAGAATAGGGGGGAGCTTTTGA